One Syntrophorhabdaceae bacterium genomic region harbors:
- the def gene encoding peptide deformylase translates to MAILKIRTYPDHILREAAKPVENITEYIIGLSKDMMETMQLARGAGLAANQVGVPIRLIVVDLKTGRGNKPTAIINPEIIHSESEDISEEGCLSVPGYYEYVKRYKKVIVKGLTLDNKPFQMECDSFLARAFQHEIDHLNGKLFIDYLSPVKKNIFKKRYLNQKNR, encoded by the coding sequence ATGGCTATATTGAAGATAAGGACATATCCAGACCATATTTTAAGAGAGGCTGCCAAACCTGTGGAAAACATCACAGAATATATCATCGGCCTTTCTAAGGATATGATGGAGACCATGCAACTTGCCAGGGGTGCGGGTCTGGCAGCAAACCAGGTAGGTGTTCCCATAAGGCTCATTGTGGTGGATCTAAAAACTGGAAGAGGCAACAAACCAACGGCAATCATAAACCCTGAGATTATTCACAGCGAATCAGAAGACATAAGCGAAGAAGGGTGTCTAAGCGTCCCAGGTTATTATGAATATGTAAAAAGATATAAAAAGGTCATAGTAAAAGGTTTGACATTGGACAATAAGCCCTTTCAAATGGAGTGTGATAGTTTTCTTGCAAGGGCCTTTCAGCATGAAATAGATCACCTCAACGGAAAGCTCTTTATTGATTATCTTAGTCCTGTCAAAAAAAATATATTTAAAAAAAGATATTTAAACCAAAAAAACAGATGA
- the fmt gene encoding methionyl-tRNA formyltransferase, which yields MNIVFFSTSFFSLPSFMSIVDSISCVVTKKAKPKGRGYMLEDGEIKRFASQEGKPLIEIEGFKEPSIFQVMDFDPDLFVVVSFGLIIPKKILDIPKIGSINVHPSLLPLYRGPSPIQWALLNGDRQTGITIIKMNEEMDAGDIVYQEAVKIHEKDNAETLSEKLSLKSAEILPNIIRLIEKEGNIRGTKQEHTSATYTPLIKKEMGRIDWHAKASDINNKIRAFITWPVAYTFMDNKMVKIYRAEIDSFTSNQLPGTIFDVKKQGIFVSTPHETLIIKELHMENKKRMDAYNFAIGYRNLIGKTFV from the coding sequence ATGAATATAGTGTTTTTCAGCACCTCCTTCTTTTCGCTTCCCTCTTTTATGTCTATTGTGGATTCCATAAGCTGTGTGGTGACAAAAAAGGCAAAACCAAAGGGCAGGGGTTATATGCTTGAAGATGGTGAAATAAAAAGGTTTGCCTCTCAGGAAGGAAAACCTCTAATCGAGATAGAAGGCTTCAAAGAGCCTTCCATCTTTCAGGTCATGGACTTTGACCCTGATCTCTTTGTGGTAGTCTCCTTTGGCCTTATTATACCGAAAAAGATACTGGACATTCCAAAAATAGGGTCTATAAATGTTCATCCTTCCCTTCTTCCTCTCTATAGGGGCCCGTCACCCATCCAGTGGGCACTTCTCAATGGAGACAGACAAACCGGTATAACAATAATAAAGATGAATGAGGAGATGGATGCCGGGGATATCGTCTATCAGGAAGCCGTGAAAATACATGAAAAAGACAATGCCGAGACCCTTTCAGAGAAACTATCATTGAAATCAGCGGAGATACTTCCCAATATTATAAGACTAATAGAAAAGGAGGGAAACATAAGGGGCACAAAACAAGAACACACCAGCGCCACCTATACCCCCCTTATCAAAAAGGAGATGGGAAGGATAGACTGGCATGCAAAGGCAAGTGATATAAATAACAAGATTAGGGCATTTATTACCTGGCCTGTGGCATACACATTCATGGACAACAAGATGGTTAAGATATACCGTGCAGAAATAGACTCTTTTACCAGTAATCAATTGCCTGGAACCATATTCGATGTAAAAAAGCAGGGGATCTTTGTATCAACACCTCATGAAACCCTTATCATAAAAGAACTGCACATGGAAAACAAAAAGAGGATGGATGCTTACAACTTTGCCATAGGCTATAGAAATTTAATTGGAAAGACCTTTGTTTGA